From one Planococcus citri chromosome 3, ihPlaCitr1.1, whole genome shotgun sequence genomic stretch:
- the LOC135839401 gene encoding DNA-binding protein RFX2-like isoform X2 — protein sequence MMATFSVTENTNRNSPSPTMATAGQLLTTGGTATITVVANASGQTLLVQPTTIVNTSPPRHTILKQVSEITNDQPSPKLDADDVITETSEDRVIERGARTIVENTHYITVPEGTAAARSYTSLTPVTPSIVPETETVGTNGVSHSTYVQYVDGTTDQTIYTTNGQMAYPVYTVNDTGTTMYSPTSGQYYQTNSGSPVAYSQVIRVANNINQGNNQSQIINNGPYLIQQNVDSDHTIITATTARNTSTSDVSYLVNSTSTNNTTNNVVVSAPSTSNETVANNNNLQHSADTASNINHIPKVSPATVQWLLDNYETADGVSLPRSTLYYYYMHHCSESKIDPVNAASFGKLIRSVFVGLRTRRLGTRGNSKYHYYGIRLKPDSPLNNLSVNEENGTFTNRTTNGNTCQTQKRFRSSKPETNDTQYNTEQNHSTSSYQSVSSPESQHNQFLGDGASAIPDFPEITFNNGTLPEDCSLDDVDTFRSIYREHCEMFLHAIENLEFSTIKSLWREFWRCQDSLDDCEEERYLSKTKLYQLSKCLEVQDFVRYVDYRFYQNLVTVLVPDVLRSIPSSLTQSIRNFAKSLETWLSSAMVDCPREMTVIKSNTVSAFSQTLRRYTSLNHLAQAARAVLQNSAQINQMLTDLNRVDFHNVQEQASWVSQCDTNLVRRLEEDFKITLQQQNSLEEWANWLKNVVDEVLKPHVGKKSYIKAARQFLLKWSFYSSMVIRDLTLRSASSFGSFHLIRLLYDEYMFYVIEHLVAKATGETPMAVMGEKYLTATPEYVNFDVTINDTSDCNDGSITIEALDSDSSNLLLASNDIMEIGSPKRMKL from the exons ATGATGGCAACGTTTAGTGTCACTGAAAACACCAATCGAAATTCACCATCGCCGACGATGGCAACAGCCGGCCAGCTGTTAACAACCGGTGGCACTGCGACCATAACCGTCGTAGCGAATGCATCCGGTCAGACCTTATTAGTTCAACCAACCACTATAGTAAATACATCACCACCCAGGCATACCATATTGAAACAAGTCAGCGAAATT ACCAATGATCAACCGTCGCCAAAATTAGACGCAGACGATGTAATTACAGAAACGAGCGAAGATCGAGTTATCGAAAGAGGAGCCAGAACCATCGTTGAAAATACTCATTATATTACGGTTCctg AAGGTACTGCAGCAGCTAGATCATATACCTCATTAACACCGGTTACTCCGTCCATAG taCCAGAAACTGAAACTGTTGGTACAAATGGGGTATCTCACTCAACTTATGTCCAGTATGTGGATGGTACAACAGACCAAACGATCTATACAACTAATGGACAAAT GGCTTATCCTGTATACACCGTCAATGATACTGGAACAACGATGTATTCTCCAACTTCCGGCCAGTATTATCAAACAAACAGCGGTAGTCCGGTAGCATATTCTCAAGTAATTAGA GTTGCTAATAATATCAACCAAGGTAATAATCAATCTCAAATTATTAACAATGGTCCTTATCTGATACAACAAAACGTCGACAGTGATCATACTATTATTACTGCTACCACTGCGAGAAACACATCTACGTCT gATGTGTCATATTTGGTCAACTCAACTAGTACAAATAACACGACTAATAACGTAGTAGTATCTGCTCCTAGTACGTCGAATGAAACTGTGGCCAATAACAACAATTTACAGCATTCTGCCGATACAGCCAGCAACATCAATCATATCCCTAAGGTATCTCCAGCCACC GTACAATGGCTTTTAGATAATTACGAAACGGCGGACGGAGTATCGCTACCTCGCTCAactttatattattattatatgcACCATTGCAGCGAAAGTAAAATAGATCCCGTGAATGCTGCATCGTTTGGCAAATTAATCAGATCCGTATTCGTAGGATTAAGAACTAGACGTTTAGGAACCAG GGGTAATTCCAAGTACCATTATTATGGCATACGTTTGAAACCAGACTCTCCTTTGAATAATTTATCAGTGAATGAAGAAAATGGTACATTCACTAATCGAACTACCAACGGTAACACGTGCCAAACACAGAAACGTTTCAGATCCAGCAAACCTGAAACAAACGACACTCAATATAATACCGAACAAAATCATTCCACTTCTTCTTATCAATCTGTGTCATCTCCAGAG TCTCAACACAATCAATTCTTGGGAGATGGCGCCTCAGCGATTCCAGATTTTCCAGAGATTACTTTCAATAACGGAACACTACCGGAAGATTGTTCGTTGGACGATGTAGATACTTTTCGTAGTATTTATCGAGAACATTGTGAAATGTTTTTACACgctattgaaaatttagaattttcaaccATCAAATCGTTGTGGCGAGAGTTTTGGCGTTGTCAAGATAGTTTGGATGATTGCGAAGAAGAAAGATATCTATCTAA AACGAAACTGTATCAGCTGTCGAAATGCCTGGAAGTTCAAGATTTCGTTCGTTATGTCGATTATCGTTTTTATCAGAATCTAGTCACTGTTCTAGTCCCCGACGTATTACGATCGATCCCAA GTTCCTTAACTCAGTCCATCcgtaattttgccaaaagtttagAAACATGGTTGTCATCTGCCATGGTTGACTGCCCTCGAGAAATGACCGTTATCAAG TCAAATACGGTCAGCGCGTTTTCGCAAACACTTCGACGTTACACATCGCTGAATCATTTAGCTCAAGCTGCTCGAGCTGTTTTACAAAATTCCGCCCAAATAAATCAAATGTTGActgatttaaatcgagttgatTTTCATAACGTTCAAGAACAG GCATCCTGGGTCTCCCAATGTGATACTAATCTGGTCAGACGATTGGAGGAAGATTTCAAGATCACTTTACAGCAACAAAATTCTCTGGAAGAATGGGCCAATTGGTTGAAAAACGTCGTCGATGAAGTATTAAAACCACACGTTGGTAAAAAGTCGTACATCAAAGCAGCTCGTcagtttttattgaaatggtCATTTTACAG TTCCATGGTTATTCGTGATTTGACTTTGAGAAGTGCCTCTAGTTTCGGATCGTTTCATTTAATTAGATTATTGTACGATGAATATATGTTCTATGTGATTGAACATCTTGTTGCCAAAGCTACCGGCGAGACTCCTATGGCGGTTATGGGAGAA aaatatctAACAGCGACTCCGGAATACGTCAACTTTGATGTTACTATCAACGATACTTCAGACTGTAACGATGGCTCGATCACGATCGAAGCATTAGACAGCGATTCGTCCAATTTATTGCTCGCTTCTAACGATATCATGGAGATAGGATCGCCCAAAAGGATGAAATTATAA
- the LOC135839401 gene encoding DNA-binding protein RFX2-like isoform X3, translated as MMATFSVTENTNRNSPSPTMATAGQLLTTGGTATITVVANASGQTLLVQPTTIVNTSPPRHTILKQVSEITNDQPSPKLDADDVITETSEDRVIERGARTIVENTHYITVPEGTAAARSYTSLTPVTPSIVPETETVGTNGVSHSTYVQYVDGTTDQTIYTTNGQMAYPVYTVNDTGTTMYSPTSGQYYQTNSGSPVAYSQVIRVANNINQGNNQSQIINNGPYLIQQNVDSDHTIITATTARNTSTSDVSYLVNSTSTNNTTNNVVVSAPSTSNETVANNNNLQHSADTASNINHIPKVQWLLDNYETADGVSLPRSTLYYYYMHHCSESKIDPVNAASFGKLIRSVFVGLRTRRLGTRGNSKYHYYGIRLKPDSPLNNLSVNEENGTFTNRTTNGNTCQTQKRFRSSKPETNDTQYNTEQNHSTSSYQSVSSPESQHNQFLGDGASAIPDFPEITFNNGTLPEDCSLDDVDTFRSIYREHCEMFLHAIENLEFSTIKSLWREFWRCQDSLDDCEEERYLSKTKLYQLSKCLEVQDFVRYVDYRFYQNLVTVLVPDVLRSIPSSLTQSIRNFAKSLETWLSSAMVDCPREMTVIKSNTVSAFSQTLRRYTSLNHLAQAARAVLQNSAQINQMLTDLNRVDFHNVQEQASWVSQCDTNLVRRLEEDFKITLQQQNSLEEWANWLKNVVDEVLKPHVGKKSYIKAARQFLLKWSFYSSMVIRDLTLRSASSFGSFHLIRLLYDEYMFYVIEHLVAKATGETPMAVMGESFFQKYLTATPEYVNFDVTINDTSDCNDGSITIEALDSDSSNLLLASNDIMEIGSPKRMKL; from the exons ATGATGGCAACGTTTAGTGTCACTGAAAACACCAATCGAAATTCACCATCGCCGACGATGGCAACAGCCGGCCAGCTGTTAACAACCGGTGGCACTGCGACCATAACCGTCGTAGCGAATGCATCCGGTCAGACCTTATTAGTTCAACCAACCACTATAGTAAATACATCACCACCCAGGCATACCATATTGAAACAAGTCAGCGAAATT ACCAATGATCAACCGTCGCCAAAATTAGACGCAGACGATGTAATTACAGAAACGAGCGAAGATCGAGTTATCGAAAGAGGAGCCAGAACCATCGTTGAAAATACTCATTATATTACGGTTCctg AAGGTACTGCAGCAGCTAGATCATATACCTCATTAACACCGGTTACTCCGTCCATAG taCCAGAAACTGAAACTGTTGGTACAAATGGGGTATCTCACTCAACTTATGTCCAGTATGTGGATGGTACAACAGACCAAACGATCTATACAACTAATGGACAAAT GGCTTATCCTGTATACACCGTCAATGATACTGGAACAACGATGTATTCTCCAACTTCCGGCCAGTATTATCAAACAAACAGCGGTAGTCCGGTAGCATATTCTCAAGTAATTAGA GTTGCTAATAATATCAACCAAGGTAATAATCAATCTCAAATTATTAACAATGGTCCTTATCTGATACAACAAAACGTCGACAGTGATCATACTATTATTACTGCTACCACTGCGAGAAACACATCTACGTCT gATGTGTCATATTTGGTCAACTCAACTAGTACAAATAACACGACTAATAACGTAGTAGTATCTGCTCCTAGTACGTCGAATGAAACTGTGGCCAATAACAACAATTTACAGCATTCTGCCGATACAGCCAGCAACATCAATCATATCCCTAAG GTACAATGGCTTTTAGATAATTACGAAACGGCGGACGGAGTATCGCTACCTCGCTCAactttatattattattatatgcACCATTGCAGCGAAAGTAAAATAGATCCCGTGAATGCTGCATCGTTTGGCAAATTAATCAGATCCGTATTCGTAGGATTAAGAACTAGACGTTTAGGAACCAG GGGTAATTCCAAGTACCATTATTATGGCATACGTTTGAAACCAGACTCTCCTTTGAATAATTTATCAGTGAATGAAGAAAATGGTACATTCACTAATCGAACTACCAACGGTAACACGTGCCAAACACAGAAACGTTTCAGATCCAGCAAACCTGAAACAAACGACACTCAATATAATACCGAACAAAATCATTCCACTTCTTCTTATCAATCTGTGTCATCTCCAGAG TCTCAACACAATCAATTCTTGGGAGATGGCGCCTCAGCGATTCCAGATTTTCCAGAGATTACTTTCAATAACGGAACACTACCGGAAGATTGTTCGTTGGACGATGTAGATACTTTTCGTAGTATTTATCGAGAACATTGTGAAATGTTTTTACACgctattgaaaatttagaattttcaaccATCAAATCGTTGTGGCGAGAGTTTTGGCGTTGTCAAGATAGTTTGGATGATTGCGAAGAAGAAAGATATCTATCTAA AACGAAACTGTATCAGCTGTCGAAATGCCTGGAAGTTCAAGATTTCGTTCGTTATGTCGATTATCGTTTTTATCAGAATCTAGTCACTGTTCTAGTCCCCGACGTATTACGATCGATCCCAA GTTCCTTAACTCAGTCCATCcgtaattttgccaaaagtttagAAACATGGTTGTCATCTGCCATGGTTGACTGCCCTCGAGAAATGACCGTTATCAAG TCAAATACGGTCAGCGCGTTTTCGCAAACACTTCGACGTTACACATCGCTGAATCATTTAGCTCAAGCTGCTCGAGCTGTTTTACAAAATTCCGCCCAAATAAATCAAATGTTGActgatttaaatcgagttgatTTTCATAACGTTCAAGAACAG GCATCCTGGGTCTCCCAATGTGATACTAATCTGGTCAGACGATTGGAGGAAGATTTCAAGATCACTTTACAGCAACAAAATTCTCTGGAAGAATGGGCCAATTGGTTGAAAAACGTCGTCGATGAAGTATTAAAACCACACGTTGGTAAAAAGTCGTACATCAAAGCAGCTCGTcagtttttattgaaatggtCATTTTACAG TTCCATGGTTATTCGTGATTTGACTTTGAGAAGTGCCTCTAGTTTCGGATCGTTTCATTTAATTAGATTATTGTACGATGAATATATGTTCTATGTGATTGAACATCTTGTTGCCAAAGCTACCGGCGAGACTCCTATGGCGGTTATGGGAGAA tcttttttccagaaatatctAACAGCGACTCCGGAATACGTCAACTTTGATGTTACTATCAACGATACTTCAGACTGTAACGATGGCTCGATCACGATCGAAGCATTAGACAGCGATTCGTCCAATTTATTGCTCGCTTCTAACGATATCATGGAGATAGGATCGCCCAAAAGGATGAAATTATAA
- the LOC135839401 gene encoding DNA-binding protein RFX2-like isoform X1 — protein MMATFSVTENTNRNSPSPTMATAGQLLTTGGTATITVVANASGQTLLVQPTTIVNTSPPRHTILKQVSEITNDQPSPKLDADDVITETSEDRVIERGARTIVENTHYITVPEGTAAARSYTSLTPVTPSIVPETETVGTNGVSHSTYVQYVDGTTDQTIYTTNGQMAYPVYTVNDTGTTMYSPTSGQYYQTNSGSPVAYSQVIRVANNINQGNNQSQIINNGPYLIQQNVDSDHTIITATTARNTSTSDVSYLVNSTSTNNTTNNVVVSAPSTSNETVANNNNLQHSADTASNINHIPKVSPATVQWLLDNYETADGVSLPRSTLYYYYMHHCSESKIDPVNAASFGKLIRSVFVGLRTRRLGTRGNSKYHYYGIRLKPDSPLNNLSVNEENGTFTNRTTNGNTCQTQKRFRSSKPETNDTQYNTEQNHSTSSYQSVSSPESQHNQFLGDGASAIPDFPEITFNNGTLPEDCSLDDVDTFRSIYREHCEMFLHAIENLEFSTIKSLWREFWRCQDSLDDCEEERYLSKTKLYQLSKCLEVQDFVRYVDYRFYQNLVTVLVPDVLRSIPSSLTQSIRNFAKSLETWLSSAMVDCPREMTVIKSNTVSAFSQTLRRYTSLNHLAQAARAVLQNSAQINQMLTDLNRVDFHNVQEQASWVSQCDTNLVRRLEEDFKITLQQQNSLEEWANWLKNVVDEVLKPHVGKKSYIKAARQFLLKWSFYSSMVIRDLTLRSASSFGSFHLIRLLYDEYMFYVIEHLVAKATGETPMAVMGESFFQKYLTATPEYVNFDVTINDTSDCNDGSITIEALDSDSSNLLLASNDIMEIGSPKRMKL, from the exons ATGATGGCAACGTTTAGTGTCACTGAAAACACCAATCGAAATTCACCATCGCCGACGATGGCAACAGCCGGCCAGCTGTTAACAACCGGTGGCACTGCGACCATAACCGTCGTAGCGAATGCATCCGGTCAGACCTTATTAGTTCAACCAACCACTATAGTAAATACATCACCACCCAGGCATACCATATTGAAACAAGTCAGCGAAATT ACCAATGATCAACCGTCGCCAAAATTAGACGCAGACGATGTAATTACAGAAACGAGCGAAGATCGAGTTATCGAAAGAGGAGCCAGAACCATCGTTGAAAATACTCATTATATTACGGTTCctg AAGGTACTGCAGCAGCTAGATCATATACCTCATTAACACCGGTTACTCCGTCCATAG taCCAGAAACTGAAACTGTTGGTACAAATGGGGTATCTCACTCAACTTATGTCCAGTATGTGGATGGTACAACAGACCAAACGATCTATACAACTAATGGACAAAT GGCTTATCCTGTATACACCGTCAATGATACTGGAACAACGATGTATTCTCCAACTTCCGGCCAGTATTATCAAACAAACAGCGGTAGTCCGGTAGCATATTCTCAAGTAATTAGA GTTGCTAATAATATCAACCAAGGTAATAATCAATCTCAAATTATTAACAATGGTCCTTATCTGATACAACAAAACGTCGACAGTGATCATACTATTATTACTGCTACCACTGCGAGAAACACATCTACGTCT gATGTGTCATATTTGGTCAACTCAACTAGTACAAATAACACGACTAATAACGTAGTAGTATCTGCTCCTAGTACGTCGAATGAAACTGTGGCCAATAACAACAATTTACAGCATTCTGCCGATACAGCCAGCAACATCAATCATATCCCTAAGGTATCTCCAGCCACC GTACAATGGCTTTTAGATAATTACGAAACGGCGGACGGAGTATCGCTACCTCGCTCAactttatattattattatatgcACCATTGCAGCGAAAGTAAAATAGATCCCGTGAATGCTGCATCGTTTGGCAAATTAATCAGATCCGTATTCGTAGGATTAAGAACTAGACGTTTAGGAACCAG GGGTAATTCCAAGTACCATTATTATGGCATACGTTTGAAACCAGACTCTCCTTTGAATAATTTATCAGTGAATGAAGAAAATGGTACATTCACTAATCGAACTACCAACGGTAACACGTGCCAAACACAGAAACGTTTCAGATCCAGCAAACCTGAAACAAACGACACTCAATATAATACCGAACAAAATCATTCCACTTCTTCTTATCAATCTGTGTCATCTCCAGAG TCTCAACACAATCAATTCTTGGGAGATGGCGCCTCAGCGATTCCAGATTTTCCAGAGATTACTTTCAATAACGGAACACTACCGGAAGATTGTTCGTTGGACGATGTAGATACTTTTCGTAGTATTTATCGAGAACATTGTGAAATGTTTTTACACgctattgaaaatttagaattttcaaccATCAAATCGTTGTGGCGAGAGTTTTGGCGTTGTCAAGATAGTTTGGATGATTGCGAAGAAGAAAGATATCTATCTAA AACGAAACTGTATCAGCTGTCGAAATGCCTGGAAGTTCAAGATTTCGTTCGTTATGTCGATTATCGTTTTTATCAGAATCTAGTCACTGTTCTAGTCCCCGACGTATTACGATCGATCCCAA GTTCCTTAACTCAGTCCATCcgtaattttgccaaaagtttagAAACATGGTTGTCATCTGCCATGGTTGACTGCCCTCGAGAAATGACCGTTATCAAG TCAAATACGGTCAGCGCGTTTTCGCAAACACTTCGACGTTACACATCGCTGAATCATTTAGCTCAAGCTGCTCGAGCTGTTTTACAAAATTCCGCCCAAATAAATCAAATGTTGActgatttaaatcgagttgatTTTCATAACGTTCAAGAACAG GCATCCTGGGTCTCCCAATGTGATACTAATCTGGTCAGACGATTGGAGGAAGATTTCAAGATCACTTTACAGCAACAAAATTCTCTGGAAGAATGGGCCAATTGGTTGAAAAACGTCGTCGATGAAGTATTAAAACCACACGTTGGTAAAAAGTCGTACATCAAAGCAGCTCGTcagtttttattgaaatggtCATTTTACAG TTCCATGGTTATTCGTGATTTGACTTTGAGAAGTGCCTCTAGTTTCGGATCGTTTCATTTAATTAGATTATTGTACGATGAATATATGTTCTATGTGATTGAACATCTTGTTGCCAAAGCTACCGGCGAGACTCCTATGGCGGTTATGGGAGAA tcttttttccagaaatatctAACAGCGACTCCGGAATACGTCAACTTTGATGTTACTATCAACGATACTTCAGACTGTAACGATGGCTCGATCACGATCGAAGCATTAGACAGCGATTCGTCCAATTTATTGCTCGCTTCTAACGATATCATGGAGATAGGATCGCCCAAAAGGATGAAATTATAA
- the LOC135839401 gene encoding DNA-binding protein RFX2-like isoform X4, protein MMATFSVTENTNRNSPSPTMATAGQLLTTGGTATITVVANASGQTLLVQPTTIVNTSPPRHTILKQVSEITNDQPSPKLDADDVITETSEDRVIERGARTIVENTHYITVPVPETETVGTNGVSHSTYVQYVDGTTDQTIYTTNGQMAYPVYTVNDTGTTMYSPTSGQYYQTNSGSPVAYSQVIRVANNINQGNNQSQIINNGPYLIQQNVDSDHTIITATTARNTSTSDVSYLVNSTSTNNTTNNVVVSAPSTSNETVANNNNLQHSADTASNINHIPKVSPATVQWLLDNYETADGVSLPRSTLYYYYMHHCSESKIDPVNAASFGKLIRSVFVGLRTRRLGTRGNSKYHYYGIRLKPDSPLNNLSVNEENGTFTNRTTNGNTCQTQKRFRSSKPETNDTQYNTEQNHSTSSYQSVSSPESQHNQFLGDGASAIPDFPEITFNNGTLPEDCSLDDVDTFRSIYREHCEMFLHAIENLEFSTIKSLWREFWRCQDSLDDCEEERYLSKTKLYQLSKCLEVQDFVRYVDYRFYQNLVTVLVPDVLRSIPSSLTQSIRNFAKSLETWLSSAMVDCPREMTVIKSNTVSAFSQTLRRYTSLNHLAQAARAVLQNSAQINQMLTDLNRVDFHNVQEQASWVSQCDTNLVRRLEEDFKITLQQQNSLEEWANWLKNVVDEVLKPHVGKKSYIKAARQFLLKWSFYSSMVIRDLTLRSASSFGSFHLIRLLYDEYMFYVIEHLVAKATGETPMAVMGESFFQKYLTATPEYVNFDVTINDTSDCNDGSITIEALDSDSSNLLLASNDIMEIGSPKRMKL, encoded by the exons ATGATGGCAACGTTTAGTGTCACTGAAAACACCAATCGAAATTCACCATCGCCGACGATGGCAACAGCCGGCCAGCTGTTAACAACCGGTGGCACTGCGACCATAACCGTCGTAGCGAATGCATCCGGTCAGACCTTATTAGTTCAACCAACCACTATAGTAAATACATCACCACCCAGGCATACCATATTGAAACAAGTCAGCGAAATT ACCAATGATCAACCGTCGCCAAAATTAGACGCAGACGATGTAATTACAGAAACGAGCGAAGATCGAGTTATCGAAAGAGGAGCCAGAACCATCGTTGAAAATACTCATTATATTACGGTTCctg taCCAGAAACTGAAACTGTTGGTACAAATGGGGTATCTCACTCAACTTATGTCCAGTATGTGGATGGTACAACAGACCAAACGATCTATACAACTAATGGACAAAT GGCTTATCCTGTATACACCGTCAATGATACTGGAACAACGATGTATTCTCCAACTTCCGGCCAGTATTATCAAACAAACAGCGGTAGTCCGGTAGCATATTCTCAAGTAATTAGA GTTGCTAATAATATCAACCAAGGTAATAATCAATCTCAAATTATTAACAATGGTCCTTATCTGATACAACAAAACGTCGACAGTGATCATACTATTATTACTGCTACCACTGCGAGAAACACATCTACGTCT gATGTGTCATATTTGGTCAACTCAACTAGTACAAATAACACGACTAATAACGTAGTAGTATCTGCTCCTAGTACGTCGAATGAAACTGTGGCCAATAACAACAATTTACAGCATTCTGCCGATACAGCCAGCAACATCAATCATATCCCTAAGGTATCTCCAGCCACC GTACAATGGCTTTTAGATAATTACGAAACGGCGGACGGAGTATCGCTACCTCGCTCAactttatattattattatatgcACCATTGCAGCGAAAGTAAAATAGATCCCGTGAATGCTGCATCGTTTGGCAAATTAATCAGATCCGTATTCGTAGGATTAAGAACTAGACGTTTAGGAACCAG GGGTAATTCCAAGTACCATTATTATGGCATACGTTTGAAACCAGACTCTCCTTTGAATAATTTATCAGTGAATGAAGAAAATGGTACATTCACTAATCGAACTACCAACGGTAACACGTGCCAAACACAGAAACGTTTCAGATCCAGCAAACCTGAAACAAACGACACTCAATATAATACCGAACAAAATCATTCCACTTCTTCTTATCAATCTGTGTCATCTCCAGAG TCTCAACACAATCAATTCTTGGGAGATGGCGCCTCAGCGATTCCAGATTTTCCAGAGATTACTTTCAATAACGGAACACTACCGGAAGATTGTTCGTTGGACGATGTAGATACTTTTCGTAGTATTTATCGAGAACATTGTGAAATGTTTTTACACgctattgaaaatttagaattttcaaccATCAAATCGTTGTGGCGAGAGTTTTGGCGTTGTCAAGATAGTTTGGATGATTGCGAAGAAGAAAGATATCTATCTAA AACGAAACTGTATCAGCTGTCGAAATGCCTGGAAGTTCAAGATTTCGTTCGTTATGTCGATTATCGTTTTTATCAGAATCTAGTCACTGTTCTAGTCCCCGACGTATTACGATCGATCCCAA GTTCCTTAACTCAGTCCATCcgtaattttgccaaaagtttagAAACATGGTTGTCATCTGCCATGGTTGACTGCCCTCGAGAAATGACCGTTATCAAG TCAAATACGGTCAGCGCGTTTTCGCAAACACTTCGACGTTACACATCGCTGAATCATTTAGCTCAAGCTGCTCGAGCTGTTTTACAAAATTCCGCCCAAATAAATCAAATGTTGActgatttaaatcgagttgatTTTCATAACGTTCAAGAACAG GCATCCTGGGTCTCCCAATGTGATACTAATCTGGTCAGACGATTGGAGGAAGATTTCAAGATCACTTTACAGCAACAAAATTCTCTGGAAGAATGGGCCAATTGGTTGAAAAACGTCGTCGATGAAGTATTAAAACCACACGTTGGTAAAAAGTCGTACATCAAAGCAGCTCGTcagtttttattgaaatggtCATTTTACAG TTCCATGGTTATTCGTGATTTGACTTTGAGAAGTGCCTCTAGTTTCGGATCGTTTCATTTAATTAGATTATTGTACGATGAATATATGTTCTATGTGATTGAACATCTTGTTGCCAAAGCTACCGGCGAGACTCCTATGGCGGTTATGGGAGAA tcttttttccagaaatatctAACAGCGACTCCGGAATACGTCAACTTTGATGTTACTATCAACGATACTTCAGACTGTAACGATGGCTCGATCACGATCGAAGCATTAGACAGCGATTCGTCCAATTTATTGCTCGCTTCTAACGATATCATGGAGATAGGATCGCCCAAAAGGATGAAATTATAA